A genomic segment from Bombus huntii isolate Logan2020A chromosome 13, iyBomHunt1.1, whole genome shotgun sequence encodes:
- the LOC126872273 gene encoding prohormone-3 — MYTCVALMMVALTSTMHLEVEAWGGLFNRFSPEMLSNLGYGSHGDHMPKTGLYQRPLSTSYGYSYDSLEEVVPCYERRCTANDQCCPSFICVNVDGDIGHCVFELGQKQGELCRNDNDCETGLLCAEVAGSETRSCQPPVTSNKLYNEECNMSGECDISRGLCCQLQRRHRQTPRKVCSYFKDPLVCIGPVAMDQIKSIVQYTSGEKRITGQGNRIFKRVPFA, encoded by the exons ATGTACACGTGTGTCGCATTGATGATGGTTGCTCTGACGAGCACGATGCACCTTGAAGTGGAGGCATGGGGCGGTCTCTTTAATCGTTTCAGCCCAGAAATGTTATCGAATCTTGGCTATGGTAGTCACGGTGACCACATGCCCAAAACAGGATTGTATCAG CGTCCGTTATCTACCAGCTACGGATACTCTTATGACTCTTTGGAAGAAGTTGTACCATGTTATGAAAGAAGGTGCACGGCTAACGACCAGTGCTGTCCGTCTTTCATCTGTGTAAACGTCGATGGGG ATATTGGCCACTGCGTTTTCGAATTGGGGCAGAAGCAGGGAGAACTTTGCAGGAACGATAACGACTGTGAAACTGGTTTATTGTGTGCCGAGGTTGCTGGCAGCGAAACTCGTTCGTGTCAGCCACCAGTAACttcaaataaattgtata ATGAAGAATGTAATATGTCTGGGGAATGCGATATCAGCCGCGGTTTGTGTTGTCAGCTTCAGAGACGTCATCGACAAACACCAAGAAAG GTTTGTTCGTATTTCAAAGATCCTCTAGTGTGCATCGGACCAGTTGCGATGGACCAGATAAAATCTATCGTCCAGTACACTTCTGGTGAAAAGCGGATCACTGGACAGGGAAATCGAATTTTTAAACGGGTTCCCTTCGCCTAA
- the LOC126872255 gene encoding T-complex protein 1 subunit epsilon, which yields MTAIPGTVAFDEYGRPFIILRNQERQKRLTGTDAIKSHILAARDVANILRTSLGPRGLDKLMVSSDGDVTVTNDGATILKNMDVDHEIAKLMVQLSQSQDDEIGDGTTGVVVLAGALLEQAEQLLDKGIHPIRIADGFEMAAKCATDHLKKIVHDFEGTPDNLEPYIKIAMTSLGSKIINKCHRQMAEIAVNAVFAVLDPVARDVNFELIKLEGKVGGRLEDTVLVRGVVIDKDFSHPQMPKRLEDVKLAILTCPFEPPKPKTKHKLDVTSVDDYRALREYEQEKFTEMVKRVKNAGATLAICQWGFDDEANHLLLQSELPAVRWVGGPEIELIAIATGGRIVPRFEELTPEKLGHAGVVRELTFGTTKDRMLVIEECKNSRAVTIFIRGGNKMIIEEAKRAIHDALCTVRNVIKNEKILYGGGAPEISCALACAEKANKISTLEQYAFRAFAEALEAVPMALAENSGLSPVNALANIKAAQLAENNPTFGVDCLNRGTFDMKVQNVIETLTSKTQQIVLATQLVKMILKIDDIRSPNDAGDVA from the exons ATGACCGCAATACCTGGTACTGTGGCCTTTGATGAATATGGTAGACCTTTTATTATTCTTCGTAACCAGGAAAGGCAAAAACGTCTAACCGGCACTGATGCCATCAAG TCACATATTTTGGCAGCCCGTGATGTAGCCAATATTTTGAGAACCTCGTTAGGACCTAGGGGGCTTGACAAACTAATGGTCAGCTCTGATGGTGATGTCACAGTAACAAATGATGGGGcaacaatcttgaaaaacATGGATGTTGATCATGAAATTGCAAAGCTAATGGTTCAGTTGTCTCAATCTCAAGATGATGAAATTGGAGATGGTACTACTGGAGTAGTTGTTTTAGCAGGTGCTCTCTTGGAACAAGCTGAGCAACTGTTAGACAAAGGAATTCATCCAATTCGAATAGCAGATGGCTTTGAAATGGCAGCAAAATGTGCAACAGATcatttaaagaaaattgttCATGATTTTGAGGGTACTCCTGACAACCTAGAAccttatataaaaattgcCATGACCAGTCTTGGTTCAAAGAT cATCAACAAGTGTCACAGACAAATGGCAGAAATAGCTGTAAATGCTGTATTTGCAGTTTTAGATCCTGTTGCACGTGATGTGAACTTTGAATTGATAAAACTAGAAGGAAAAGTTGGAGGCAGATTGGAAGATACTGTCCTAGTTCGCGGTGTTGTTATTGACAAAGACTTTAGTCATCCTCAAATGCCTAAG AGATTAGAAGATGTTAAATTAGCTATTTTGACATGTCCGTTTGAGCCACCTAAGCCAAAAACTAAACATAAGTTGGATGTCACTTCAGTCGATGATTATAGAGCGTTGCGTGAATACGAACAAGAAAAATTCACCGAGATGGTGAAGAGGGTTAAAAATGCTGGTGCCACGCTTGCTATTTGTCAATGGGGATTTGATGATGAAGCTAATCATCTCCTTCTTCAAAGTGAATTACCCGCGGTCAGATGGGTTGGTGGCCCAGAAATTGAA CTAATAGCTATTGCTACAGGTGGTCGTATTGTTCCTCGTTTCGAAGAATTGACACCGGAAAAGCTCGGCCACGCTGGTGTTGTAAGAGAATTAACATTTGGTACTACCAAAGATCGAATGCTTGTTATCGAAGAATGCAAGAACTCTCGAGCAGTTACTATTTTCATCCGCGGAGGGAACAAGATG ATCATTGAAGAAGCGAAACGAGCTATCCATGATGCGCTATGTACAGTTCGTAATGTAATCAAGAATGAAAAAATCTTGTATGGGGGAGGTGCCCCTGAAATTTCTTGTGCCCTTGCTTGTGCTGAAAAAGCTAACAAGATCAGCACCTTGGAACAATATGCTTTCCGTGCATTTGCCGAAGCGCTGGAAGCCGTACCTATGGCACTTGCCGAAAATTCTGGCCTTTCGCCTGTAAATGCTTTAGCTAACATTAAAGCAGCACAATTGGCTGAAAATAACCCTACGTTTGGTGTAGATTGCCTAAACCGTGGTACTTTCG ATATGAAAGTCCAAAACGTCATCGAAACATTGACAAGCAAAACCCAACAAATTGTATTGGCTACACAGTTGGTCAAAATGATACTTAAAATTGATGACATACGTTCACCAAACGATGCCGGCGATGTTGCCTAA